CGACAATTTTCTAAAAAAAAATAATTTGGAGAAGGGAAAACATGTCCGTCGGTTTGACGAGAAGGCCTTGAATATCCTGCTCCATTATGATTACCCGGGCAATATCCGCGAGCTGGAGAATATCATTGAACACGCCTGCCTGCTCTGTCAGGGGGATACGATCCAGGTGGACCATCTCCCCCTTTTCCTGCACACCTTACCGCCATCCAAGGGCAGAGATCTCCCCTCTCCTGTTCTAACAACCCTTGGTGATGAAGCGGACCGTCTTCGGGAAATCTTAAAGGTTCACCACTGGAATCGACAGGAAACCGCCAGAGCCTTGAAAATGGACCGGACTACCCTCTGGCGGAAGATGAAACAATATGACCTTAAACCCTAAGCAAAGATATTTAAAATTTTAGAATTCAGAATTCAGGAGTCAGAATTCAGAATGTTTCGGGCCACCGAGCAAGATTTCCATGAAATCCTGGGCTGAAACCCTTTATAAAAAACTATTTCATAGTCTGGGACTGAAACTGGGATTGGCTATCGGTCTGATCCTATTTGTGGCGGTTCTGGGCTATGCCTATTTTTTATTAAAGACCCAGGAAAACCAGGCGGTGCAAAGGGTCAGGAGTACGGCCAGGATGTTCAGTGACACCCTGCGGCAAAGTACCCATTACAGCATGCTCAAATATCAGCCCGAGGCCCTCCACCGGACCATCCAGGCCGTGGGAGAGCAAAAAGGGGTGGAGTTAATCCGGATCTTTAATAAAAAAGGGGCCATCATGTACTCGACCCGCCGGCAGGAGATCGGCCGGACCGTAAACATGCAGACCGAAGCCTGTTTTAGCTGTCACCTGAAGGACAAACCCATGGAAAAATTATCGGTGGCGGCCCGAAGCCGCATTTTTTCTTCGGGGAATGGCGGGCGGGTCATCGGTTTTATCAATCCCATCTATAATGAACCCTCCTGCAGCACCGCCGCCTGTCATGCCCATCCGGCGGATAAAACCGTTCTGGGGGTCCTGGACGTCGTCCTTTCTCTTTCTGAAGTCGATCAGGAAATAAAAAAGAATTCAAAAAATATCCTGGTCTTCGCCCTCTTTTTCTTCCTCGGCGCCTTTGGGGTATTTGAGTTCTGTATCTACTTTTTTGTGGAGCGTCCTATCAGGAGGTTACGCCAAAGTACCGGTGAAATCGCCTCCGGGGACTTTAACCGTCCCATTGAAATTCAATCATCCGATGAGATCAGGGATTTGGCTACTGCCTTTGAAGAAATGCGACAAAAAATCAAGGAAATCACAACAGCCCTGAAAGCCAGCCAGCAGGAATATCAAATCCTTTTTGAAAGCGTTCCGTGTTATATCAGCGTCCAGGACCGGAATCTTCGCCTCCTGCAGGTTAACCGGGACTTTCGAAGGGATTTCGGTGACAATATCGGGGGCCATTGTTATGAAGTTTACAAGAATCGGGTCGATAAATGCCCCAACTGCAAGGTTGAGAAGACCTTTCAAACCGGTTCCATTTACACCGGAGAAGAAACGGTTACCACCAAAGACGGCCAGATAGCCCATATCCTGGTCTACACCTGCCCGATCTATAATGAAAAAAACGATATCATTTCGGTCATGGAAGTATCGGTCAACATCACCAATTTAAAAATCCTGGAAGAAGAACGGATAAAATCGGAAGAAGCCTATCGCCTGTTGTTTAACAACGACCCCAATCCGATTTTTGTCGTCCAGGAAGACACCTTCCAAATCCTGGATGCCAATGCCCGGGCCTCGGTTCTTTACGGCTATGATAAATCCGAATTACTTTCCAAGACCTTCCTGGAATTAGTACCGGAAGGTTCACGGGAGAAATTGGATACCTTAGTCCAACTGGGATTTCTTTTAAAGAGTAAAAAAAATTTCCTGGGAAAATTAAGACAAATTCGGAAAGACGGGACTATTTTTTATGTTAACTTGCGGGCCTCCCAGGGTGTTTACCGGGACACCCCGATTTATATCATGACCGCCAACGATATCACCGAGCGTATCCAGGCCGAACAACAATTAGCCCAGGCCAGCAAAATGGCGACCCTTGGAGAAATGTCGGCCGGTGTGGCCCATGAACTCAATCAACCGCTTACCGTAATCAAAACCGCCAGCAGTTTTATCTTAAGAAAGATCAAAGGGTGCCAACCTATTTCGGGGGAGATCCTCAACACCCTGGCAGAAGAAATGGATGCCCAGGTGGACCGGGCCTCCCGGATCATCAACCACTTAAGAGAATTCGGTCGAAAAACAGAGACCCACAAAACAGCCGTTCAGATCAATGAAGCCATTCAAGGGATGCTGACGGTAATGGGAAAACAACTGGAACTCAGGCAAATTAAGGTCTTTTTGGATTTGGAACCTGAACTGCCCGATATCCTGGGTGACAAAAACCGGTTGGAGCAGGTCTTCATTAATTTGGCCATGAACGCCAGGGATGCGTTAGATGATCCGGCTGTTAAGGAAAAAAAGATCCGGATCCGATCCTTCTTTGAGAACGGCTGGGTAAAGGTTGATTTCTCTGACAACGGTTGCGGTATTCCCAAGGAAATCCAGGAGAAAATATTTGAACCCTTTTTCTCCACCAAAGGGGTCGGGCAAGGAACCGGCCTGGGGCTCTCCATCAGCTATGGCATTATCCGGGACTATCAAGGGCAAATTCAGGTCAACAGCCTGGTCGGTGCCGGCACTACTTTTACTTTGCTTTTCCCGCCCTTTAAGGAGGAAAATGGATCGAGGTAAAATATGAAACCCAAATTATTATTGATCGATGATGAAGAAGGCATTCGTAAAGTCCTGGGCATCTCCCTTCGCGATGCCGGATATGAGGTCCTTATTGCTAATGATGGGGAGAAGGGAATTGCACTTTTTCAACAGGAAAAACCCTCGATCGTTCTTACGGATATTAAAATGCCGGGATTAGACGGCATGGAAGTCTTGCGAAAGATTAAGTCCATCAATCCTGAAACGGAAGTGATCATGATCACC
The DNA window shown above is from Deltaproteobacteria bacterium and carries:
- a CDS encoding PAS domain S-box protein, whose amino-acid sequence is MKSWAETLYKKLFHSLGLKLGLAIGLILFVAVLGYAYFLLKTQENQAVQRVRSTARMFSDTLRQSTHYSMLKYQPEALHRTIQAVGEQKGVELIRIFNKKGAIMYSTRRQEIGRTVNMQTEACFSCHLKDKPMEKLSVAARSRIFSSGNGGRVIGFINPIYNEPSCSTAACHAHPADKTVLGVLDVVLSLSEVDQEIKKNSKNILVFALFFFLGAFGVFEFCIYFFVERPIRRLRQSTGEIASGDFNRPIEIQSSDEIRDLATAFEEMRQKIKEITTALKASQQEYQILFESVPCYISVQDRNLRLLQVNRDFRRDFGDNIGGHCYEVYKNRVDKCPNCKVEKTFQTGSIYTGEETVTTKDGQIAHILVYTCPIYNEKNDIISVMEVSVNITNLKILEEERIKSEEAYRLLFNNDPNPIFVVQEDTFQILDANARASVLYGYDKSELLSKTFLELVPEGSREKLDTLVQLGFLLKSKKNFLGKLRQIRKDGTIFYVNLRASQGVYRDTPIYIMTANDITERIQAEQQLAQASKMATLGEMSAGVAHELNQPLTVIKTASSFILRKIKGCQPISGEILNTLAEEMDAQVDRASRIINHLREFGRKTETHKTAVQINEAIQGMLTVMGKQLELRQIKVFLDLEPELPDILGDKNRLEQVFINLAMNARDALDDPAVKEKKIRIRSFFENGWVKVDFSDNGCGIPKEIQEKIFEPFFSTKGVGQGTGLGLSISYGIIRDYQGQIQVNSLVGAGTTFTLLFPPFKEENGSR